One Methanobrevibacter thaueri genomic region harbors:
- a CDS encoding ABC transporter ATP-binding protein — translation MVDYVIETNNLSKTYSKRKVVNSVNMHVEKGKIYGLLGKNGAGKTTTMCMLLNLTYPSGGEILLFGKDPKRHYNEIYPKIGSIIETPGFYENLTAYENLKIIGKIRGDYNPQKIRLVLEMVNLADAKSKRFKDFSLGMKQRLGIAAAILHNPELLILDEPINGLDPFGIKEIRTLLKRLSHEFGITILISSHILSEIENLADVIGFMDNGVLIDEISREELHDRLNKFVEFEVSDINLAQIIFRELELKENDDYTIDNNTIRLYSHLNMRDKFNALFVKAGIDVRKVNLCEENLEEFFTRFVSNN, via the coding sequence ATGGTAGACTACGTTATCGAAACAAACAATCTGTCAAAAACATATTCCAAGAGGAAGGTTGTGAATTCAGTAAATATGCATGTTGAAAAGGGGAAAATATACGGTCTTTTGGGAAAAAACGGGGCCGGAAAAACCACAACAATGTGTATGCTACTGAACCTCACATATCCAAGCGGTGGAGAAATACTCCTTTTCGGAAAGGATCCAAAAAGACATTACAATGAAATCTATCCGAAAATAGGTTCAATCATTGAAACTCCAGGATTTTATGAGAATCTGACAGCATATGAAAACTTGAAAATCATTGGAAAAATAAGGGGCGATTATAATCCTCAAAAAATCAGGCTGGTTCTTGAAATGGTCAATCTGGCAGATGCGAAATCAAAAAGGTTCAAGGATTTCTCATTGGGAATGAAGCAACGTTTGGGAATAGCTGCGGCTATTTTGCATAATCCGGAATTGCTGATTTTGGACGAACCGATTAATGGTCTTGACCCTTTTGGAATAAAGGAAATCAGGACATTGCTTAAAAGATTGTCCCATGAATTCGGAATAACAATTCTCATTTCATCACATATATTGAGTGAAATCGAAAATCTTGCCGATGTCATAGGTTTTATGGACAATGGTGTTTTGATTGATGAAATCTCAAGAGAGGAGTTGCATGACCGCTTAAACAAGTTTGTCGAATTTGAAGTGTCAGACATTAATCTTGCACAAATTATCTTTAGGGAATTGGAGCTTAAGGAAAATGATGATTATACAATTGACAACAATACGATTCGTCTCTATTCCCATCTTAACATGAGGGATAAATTCAATGCATTGTTTGTTAAGGCAGGAATTGATGTTAGAAAGGTGAATTTGTGTGAAGAAAACTTGGAAGAGTTCTTTACAAGATTCGTTTCCAATAATTGA
- a CDS encoding zinc ribbon domain-containing protein, giving the protein MNEFENQKFCQSCAMPLADDELFATNADGSKNEDYCIYCFKDGEFTSDMSMDEMMNFCIDKMVEVHPEIDKAEASAMMREVFPKLKRWAND; this is encoded by the coding sequence ATGAATGAATTTGAAAACCAAAAATTCTGTCAATCTTGTGCAATGCCGCTGGCGGACGATGAGCTATTCGCAACAAATGCCGACGGCAGTAAAAATGAGGACTACTGCATTTACTGCTTCAAGGACGGGGAATTCACATCAGACATGTCAATGGATGAAATGATGAATTTCTGCATCGACAAGATGGTTGAAGTCCACCCTGAAATCGATAAGGCCGAAGCAAGCGCAATGATGAGGGAAGTTTTCCCTAAACTCAAAAGATGGGCAAACGACTGA
- a CDS encoding ABC transporter permease, which produces MLTFIEMEFLKLKRSNIFLLSLMGAILPPFLMFIAVFAFDEGNTFELLFNNVNMYMSALFAVLLFAIMISYLFGREYNEHTLKTMLTIPVSRGNFLLSKYVMFLVWILILTVVTSLSTLVFGFIAGLEGFSLKLFIDSFIQLLFANVLLFLTFSPFVFLSLVITNMVPAMVGGAGLTLVNMLIYGQNWAPYVPWVCPYLIASGEIAGYNASISLSYGIILATFAIGLIISYIYFTKTDVSL; this is translated from the coding sequence ATGTTAACTTTCATAGAAATGGAATTCTTAAAACTTAAAAGATCAAACATATTCCTGTTGAGTTTAATGGGGGCAATTTTACCTCCGTTTTTAATGTTTATCGCAGTTTTTGCATTTGATGAAGGAAATACTTTTGAATTGTTGTTCAATAATGTAAATATGTATATGTCTGCATTGTTTGCAGTTCTGCTTTTTGCAATAATGATTTCCTACCTGTTCGGAAGGGAATACAATGAACATACTCTTAAGACAATGCTCACTATTCCGGTGTCTCGAGGAAATTTCTTGTTAAGCAAATATGTCATGTTTTTAGTTTGGATTTTAATTTTAACTGTTGTTACAAGTTTATCAACACTTGTCTTTGGTTTTATTGCAGGCCTTGAGGGATTTAGCCTAAAATTATTCATTGACAGCTTTATCCAGCTTCTCTTTGCAAACGTGCTACTGTTTTTAACATTCTCTCCATTCGTATTCCTTTCATTGGTGATTACAAATATGGTGCCGGCAATGGTCGGAGGAGCAGGCTTGACATTGGTCAACATGTTGATCTATGGCCAGAATTGGGCGCCTTATGTTCCTTGGGTATGCCCATATTTAATCGCATCAGGTGAGATTGCAGGCTATAATGCAAGCATTTCACTATCCTACGGCATTATTCTGGCCACTTTCGCAATAGGATTGATTATTTCATATATCTACTTCACAAAGACGGACGTTTCACTTTAG